Proteins encoded together in one Coffea arabica cultivar ET-39 chromosome 2c, Coffea Arabica ET-39 HiFi, whole genome shotgun sequence window:
- the LOC113726554 gene encoding peptide methionine sulfoxide reductase B5 isoform X2 — protein sequence MTAAPGSVQKSEEEWRAVLSPEQFRILRQKGTEYPGTGEYDKFYSEGVYNCAGCGTPLYRSTTKFNSGCGWPAFYEGIPGAINRTPDPDGRRIEITCAACGGHLGHVFKGEGFPTPTDERHCVNSISLKFTPANSDAKI from the exons ATGACTGCTGCGCCCGGATCAGTTCAGAAGTCTGAGGAAGAATGGCGTGCAGTTCTTTCTCCTGAACAGTTCCGCATTCTCAGACAAAAAGGGACCGA GTATCCAGGTACAGGGGAATATGACAAGTTCTATAGTGAAGGTGTCTACAACTGTGCAGGATGTGGAACACCCCTGTACAGGTCCACAACTAAATTTAACTCTGGATGTGGATGGCCAGCGTTCTATGAGGGCATTCCTGGTGCAATAAATCGCACT CCTGACCCAGATGGAAGGAGGATAGAAATTACATGTGCTGCTTGTGGTGGGCATCTTGGTCATGTGTTTAAGGGTGAAGGATTCCCGACACCAACAGACGAGCGTCATTGTGTCAATAGCATTTCACTCAAGTTCACTCCTGCAAATTCTGATGCCAAAATATGA
- the LOC113726557 gene encoding protein RMD5 homolog, with translation MSTSSLEMPLSSLRDAFDRVGKKQKLSISKSQEVIDQVRHEVEQALVDIQSDHVATWALVDIQSDDVATSPIDQRSILDELRNKLNMIAPLNQLEGSQKELNLSLNKYQKVLDKTLNPDISKAYRNVDFDPHTLHQIILNHFYREGLFDVADSLIQEAGEPEAISLRLKFVELHEILEAMKLRNLEPALQWVSENFEQLKECGLFLKLKLHKLQFVEILQKRCQADALDYAKTYLAPLASVHMDEIQKLMGCLLWVGKLDSSPYSELVDPSNWEKMTEEITEQFCSFLGQSSPSPLSVALAAGIEGLPTLLKLATVMAAKKQEWLAMKQLPVPVELGKEFQYHSIFVCPVSREQGSEENPPMLLPCGHVLCKHSIHKLSKNSTRSFKCPYCPQDASVTQCRQLFF, from the coding sequence ATGAGCACCAGCAGTCTGGAAATGCCGCTGAGTTCTTTGAGAGATGCATTTGATCGAGTTGGTAAGAAGCAAAAATTATCTATTTCCAAATCCCAGGAAGTGATTGACCAGGTCAGGCATGAAGTTGAACAGGCATTGGTTGACATTCAATCAGATCATGTTGCTACCTGGGCTTTAGTAGACATTCAATCTGATGATGTTGCTACATCTCCAATCGATCAGAGATCTATTCTTGATGAACTTAGAAATAAGCTCAATATGATTGCCCCCTTGAATCAGCTAGAGGGATCACAGAAAGAGTTAAACCTAAGTCTGAACAAGTACCAGAAGGTCCTTGACAAGACTCTAAATCCTGATATATCAAAGGCTTATAGGAATGTTGATTTTGATCCACACACCTTACATCAGATCATCCTCAACCATTTTTACCGTGAAGGTTTGTTTGATGTTGCTGATTCCTTAATACAAGAGGCTGGAGAACCAGAGGCCATTTCACTTAGATTGAAGTTCGTTGAGCTGCATGAAATTCTTGAGGCTATGAAATTGAGGAACCTGGAGCCTGCTCTGCAGTGGGTTTCTGAAAACTTTGAACAACTGAAAGAATGTGGTTTGTTCCTTAAGCTAAAACTTCATAAGCTGCAGTTTGTGGAGATTTTGCAGAAAAGATGCCAAGCAGATGCACTTGACTATGCCAAAACATATCTTGCTCCTTTGGCTTCTGTTCACATGGACGAAATACAGAAGCTCATGGGTTGTCTCTTGTGGGTAGGAAAGCTGGACTCATCGCCTTATTCTGAGTTGGTTGACCCAAGCAACTGGGAGAAAATGACAGAGGAAATAACTGAGCAGTTTTGCAGTTTCTTGGGGCAGTCATCGCCAAGTCCTCTGAGTGTGGCTCTAGCTGCTGGGATTGAAGGTTTGCCTACCTTGTTGAAGTTGGCAACTGTAATGGCTGCAAAGAAACAGGAGTGGCTAGCAATGAAGCAGTTGCCAGTACCAGTGGAGTTGGGGAAGGAATTTCAATATCACTCAATATTTGTCTGCCCAGTTAGTAGGGAGCAAGGCAGTGAAGAGAATCCACCCATGTTATTGCCCTGCGGTCACGTCCTCTGCAAGCACTCAATCCATAAGCTATCTAAAAACAGTACGCGGAGCTTCAAGTGTCCATACTGTCCGCAGGATGCTTCAGTTACACAGTGTAGACAGCTGTTCTTTTGA
- the LOC113726554 gene encoding peptide methionine sulfoxide reductase B5 isoform X1 codes for MGSQIMKISPIASSRTTIFNSTPLLPRTFLPNSTPPVTGLFKAKFRPLSYRPLKESDLAPWFGASVHYQSKRGIRGGVVAMTAAPGSVQKSEEEWRAVLSPEQFRILRQKGTEYPGTGEYDKFYSEGVYNCAGCGTPLYRSTTKFNSGCGWPAFYEGIPGAINRTPDPDGRRIEITCAACGGHLGHVFKGEGFPTPTDERHCVNSISLKFTPANSDAKI; via the exons ATGGGTTCTCAAATCATGAAAATATCACCAATTGCTTCTTCTAGAACTACAATTTTCAATTCCACCCCTTTGCTCCCAAGAACATTTCTCCCAAATTCAACTCCCCCTGTTACAGGTCTATTCAAGGCCAAGTTTAGACCTTTATCCTATCGACCACTTAAAGAAAGCGATTTGGCACCTTGGTTTGGTGCATCGGTTCACTATCAGAGCAAGAGAGGCATCAGAGGTGGGGTCGTAGCCATGACTGCTGCGCCCGGATCAGTTCAGAAGTCTGAGGAAGAATGGCGTGCAGTTCTTTCTCCTGAACAGTTCCGCATTCTCAGACAAAAAGGGACCGA GTATCCAGGTACAGGGGAATATGACAAGTTCTATAGTGAAGGTGTCTACAACTGTGCAGGATGTGGAACACCCCTGTACAGGTCCACAACTAAATTTAACTCTGGATGTGGATGGCCAGCGTTCTATGAGGGCATTCCTGGTGCAATAAATCGCACT CCTGACCCAGATGGAAGGAGGATAGAAATTACATGTGCTGCTTGTGGTGGGCATCTTGGTCATGTGTTTAAGGGTGAAGGATTCCCGACACCAACAGACGAGCGTCATTGTGTCAATAGCATTTCACTCAAGTTCACTCCTGCAAATTCTGATGCCAAAATATGA
- the LOC113726555 gene encoding glutamyl-tRNA reductase 2-like: MAAASGFVTSIGFLDSKLGMDTSGLLRFNNLGSFAQFSSSSSSSSATFPYQARTLRKGLKVKKKTRPLSLNPKCQVVDEIGSRASSLSALELLKTSAADRYTKESSSIMVIGINFRTTPVEIREKLSIPEAQWPQSISELCGLHHIDEAAILSTCNRMEIYVVALSQHRGVKEVMDWMSKKSGVPTSELCQHRFLLYNKDVTRHLFEVSSGLDSLVLGEGQILAQVKHVVNSGQGVPGFGRKMSGMFKHAITAGKRVRTETSISTGSVSVSSAAVELAQIKLPQSSYTTARVLVVGAGKMGKLVIKHLVAKGCTKMVVVNRTEDRVSAIKDEFKDVEIVYRSLSEMFTCAAEADVIFTCTASDAPLFLKKHVQTLPPVRPDIGHRLFIDISVPRNVESPVSDLETARVYNVDDLKEVVAATKEDRLQKATEAQGIIWEEVVKFEAWKDSLETVPTIKKLRAYAERIRASELDKCMSKMGNDVSKSQKKAIYDLSMGIVNKLLHGPMEHLRCGGTGNRSLGETLENMHALNRIFGLDTEISVLEEKIRSKMEKNQK; encoded by the exons ATGGCGGCTGCGAGTGGCTTCGTGACTTCAATTGGATTTTTGGATTCGAAATTGGGAATGGATACCAGTGGGCTTCTCCGTTTCAATAATTTAGGCAGCTTTGCtcagttttcttcttcttcttcttcttcttcagctaCTTTTCCCTATCAAGCTCGAACTCTTCGAAAGGGGTTGAAGGTTAAGAAGAAAACAAGGCCGCTTTCGTTAAACCCTAAATGCCAAGTTGTAGACGAGATCGGATCCAGGGCTTCGAGTCTCTCGGCTTTGGAGCTCCTCAAAACATCTGCCGCTGATC GGTATACGAAGGAAAGTAGCAGTATTATGGTTATAGGGATAAACTTTCGGACCACTCCTGTTGAGATCAGAGAGAAACTATCCATTCCAGAAGCTCAATGGCCTCAATCAATTAGTGAACTTTGTGGTTTACATCATATTGATGAAGCTGCTATTCTGAGTACATGTAACAGGATGGAGATATATGTTGTGGCTCTGTCTCAGCATCGTGGGGTCAAAGAAGTCATGGACTGGATGTCTAAG AAAAGTGGAGTTCCTACATCAGAGCTGTGTCAGCATCGCTTTTTGCTATATAACAAGGATGTCACACGGCATTTATTTGAAGTATCTTCTGGGCTTGATTCTCTTGTTCTTGGAGAAGGCCAAATTCTAGCACAGGTAAAACATGTGGTTAACTCTGGACAGGGTGTCCCTGGCTTTGGCAGGAAGATGAGCGGGATGTTTAAGCATGCTATCACAGCTGGAAAGAGAGTTAGAACTGAAACTAGCATCTCAACTGGGTCGGTTTCTGTTAGTTCAGCTGCTGTGGAGCTTGCTCAGATTAAGCTTCCACAGTCTTCTTACACAACTGCCAGAGTGTTAGTTGTTGGAGCTGGCAAGATGGGCAAACTtgtcatcaaacacttggttgCAAAAGGGTGCACGAAAATGGTGGTAGTCAACAGAACTGAAGACAGAGTTTCAGCCATTAAAGACGAGTTTAAGGATGTTGAGATAGTCTACAGATCTTTGTCGGAGATGTTCACATGTGCTGCTGAAGCTGATGTAATATTTACTTGCACAGCTTCAGATGCGCCATTGTTCCTGAAAAAGCATGTTCAGACACTTCCCCCTGTCAGGCCTGATATTGGACATAGACTATTTATTGACATATCTGTTCCTCGAAATGTGGAATCACCTGTTTCGGATCTTGAAACCGCACGTGTTTACAATGTCGATGATCTTAAGGAAGTTGTGGCAGCTACGAAGGAGGACCGATTGCAGAAAGCAACGGAAGCTCAGGGAATTATTTGGGAGGAAGTCGTTAAATTTGAAGCTTGGAAAGACTCCCTCGAGACTGTTCCAACCATTAAAAAGCTTCGTGCTTACGCTGAAAGAATTAGAGCTTCAGAGCTCGACAAGTGTATGTCAAAAATGGGAAATGATGTGTCAAAGAGCCAAAAGAAAGCTATATATGACTTGAGTATGGGTATTGTCAACAAGCTACTTCACGGACCAATGGAGCACCTGAGGTGTGGTGGTACTGGCAACCGGTCTCTCGGCGAGACTCTTGAGAATATGCATGCTCTTAACAGGATATTTGGACTGGATACAGagatttctgttttggaagagaaGATAAGGAGCAAGATGGAAAAAAACCAGAAGTAA